A stretch of DNA from Shewanella sediminis HAW-EB3:
GACTCTCAAAGAGGACTCTTTGCGCCATATCCGATTACCCCCTGTGATTAACCACCTCAGGTATATATTGATTAACCCAATAAAATTAGGAGTGAAAGAAGGATGAAACCCTATTTAAGTATCACCCTGCTATGCGCATTTATGGGAATGAGCACCCAGGCTATGGCCTACGATACCCAGCTGGCACAGAGTTATCAGCAGCAGTTTAGTCAGGCAAAAGGAGCCAGTGCAGGTAAGGCTATAGGTCTGATTAGTGCAGAAGCATTTGTTAAGCAGTTACAGTCGAATAAAGCCATGCTAGCCGTGGATATTCGTACTCCACAAGAGCGTCAGATCTTTGGTCTCGCTATGGAGAATAAATTAAATATCGGTATCGATGAGTTGTTTACGCCAGAGAATTTAGCGCAACTCCCCAAAGATAAGCCTGTCGTTTTGGTATGTAAATCGGGTGCCAGAGCGATGGCAGCCGGAACGGCGTTACGCCACCTAGGCTACGACAACGTGAAAATCTTGAAGGGCGGTTACGGTAAATTGACTAAGTATGTAGGCCCTAAGATCGCTAAATAACCCCGTATTTTAACCCCAATCCATACACACTTAGTCAGGAGGTTATCAAACCACAAAGAACCCTAAATATCTTCACCATCTCTGCATTTGGCAGCCTGGCTTGGCTGCCGTTTTTTCTCAAACTATAACGATACCAAGATGACTATTCGCTCATCATCGAAACCCAAGCCACCATTAACCACTGAGTACTAGGCACATTGGCCATTATCCTGAGTCTTATCGATAACCTCTAAGGTGGTATGTTCAATATTAAACTCTGTCGCTAAACACTGTTTAACGAGCTGCAATGCGGCTTCCGATTGACTCTTATCGACGAGAATTAGGTTGGCGGTAAACATGTAACGCTTATCGGAAATTTCCCACACATGAACATGCTCTATCGATTCGATAGGCTCAAGTTTACAAATTTCGGTTTTTATTTTATCGATATCTATCTCTTCAGGCGTGGCTTCCATCAAGATCAAAATCGCCTTACGTAGCAAAATCGCGCCATGATAGATCACATAGACAGAGATGATTGCGGTAGTGATGAGGTCGACCACATACCACTGGAAGTAGATGATCAAGATACCCGCGATGATAACGGCCACCGAGGCCATGGCATCTGAGACATTATGGATAAATGCGGCGCGAATATTGAGATTGTCTTTAGCACCGGAGGAGTAAGTTAACAGTGCCGTGGCGATATCGATGATCAGGGCGATGCCTGCAACGGCAAAGACAATCCAACCGTCTACCGGCTGCGGGTTAAAATAGCGGTTGATAGATTCGGCAATCAGATAGATACCGACGGCAATCAAGGAGACACTGTTGATTAATGTGCCAATAATTTCCGCTCGTTTATAACCAAATGTCATGCGGCTACTGGCAGGTTTATTACCTATACGACGTGCGATAACGGCAATGATGATAGCGCCGGCATCACTGAAGTTGTGCAGGGCATCGGCTAAGAGAGATAGGCTCCCCGCCATAATACCTCCGACAATCTGAAACAGAGTCAGAATGACGTTAATAATAATGGCGATATATAACTTTTTACTATTAGATTCAAAATCATGAGCGTGGGCATGTGCCATGCTTAACTCCTTCTGAAAAAGCGGAGCGACCCTGCTCCGCGTACTAAATTAACCAGCGTTTGACATAGCGACACCCATTTGAATGGTTAGACATACCAACAGGAAATTCCGGCATTGGTTAACGTGCCCGAGCCCGAAACTCCCTGTCTTTCAAATAATTGTAGCAGCCAAATCTATTATACCGACCGGTAATACTGGCAGACCGTAACAAAGGGGGTCATATACCCAAGCTACTTCAAAATGCTGAATCCTGCATTTCGAGGTCGTTTGGGTATAGTGAGCAGGGCGACAGACTAATGCACCCTACTCCCCCCTCTTCCCTGATATAAAACGAAAACTAAATCAAAGGTTAAGGCTAATCTAACGCCTCAAGCTCTCTGCTCACACCGGTTACATCCTTACCCTGATATAACCAACGATATAAGGTCGGTAGTACCAACAGAGTCAGGGCTGTCGAGCTAAACAGGCCGCCTATGATCACAACTGCCAAAGGCTGCTGGATCTCACTTCCCACTCCGGTCGAGATAAGGATAGGAATAAGTCCGAGCGCCGAGGTCAATGCCGTCATCAATACCGGGCGCAATCGTCCTACCGTTCCCTCATAAACAGAATCATAGAGGCTCTCTCCACCGCCATTAGCACCAGAGGCGTCATCTAATGCCGACTGTCGACGCTGATTGATGGAGTCCACCAGCACCACACCATTCAATACCGCGACACCAAATAGGGTGATAAAACCGATTGAACTTGGAACCGACAGGTAGGTACCACTGATGAACAGCGCCACTACGCCACCAATCAAGGCTAAAGGCACATTGGCCATGATCAGACCGACCTGCTTAATAGAACCAAACGAGAAATAGAGTAACAGCGCGATTAAGCCAATTGAGATAGGCACAACCAACATCAGTTTTTGCTGAGCACGCTGCTGATTCTCATATTGACCACCAACCACTACGGTATAGCCCGCAGGCAGCTTCGCCTCTGGAATAATGGCGTAGATATCGTTAACCACAGAGCCCATATCGCGGCCCGATACGTTCGCCTGAACCACCACGCGACGTTGAACATCGTCACGTCTGATATTCGGTGGAGCCATCTCAACTTCGACACTGGCCACCTCGCCTAAACGCACGGTAGCACCGTTAACGCCACTGAGGATCAGATCTCTGAGCGCATCGGGCGCATTTCGATACTCTTCGGCGAGTCGCACGTTGATGTCATATCTGGCATTACCATCTATCACCTGACCGGCACTTACACCGCCGATCCCCTGACTAACCAGGCTCATCACTTCATCGACACTGATTCCGTAGCGGGCAAGCAGATCGCGCTTTGGACGAACCACTAACTGAGCTTCACCACTCACCTGCTCCAGTGACACATCGACCGCACCCGGGATGGTTGATACCAACTCGGTTAGCCTCTCACCACTTTGTGACAATACATCCAGATCAGGCCCGAAGATTTTAATCGCCAGCTGCGCCTTTACGCCGGATAACAGCTCATCGACTCGCGTCGCGATAGGTTGAGAGAAGGTAAACAGAAGACCCGGATAGACACTGAGTTTGGCTTCCATCAGCTTCTGCAGTTCAACCCGACTCGATGCTGACTGCCACTGCTCGACAGGCTTCAGACCGATATAGATCTCGATATTATTCACAGGCTCAGGATCGCCCCCAAGCTCTGCCGCACCGATTCGACTCAGCGCATACTCGACCTCAGGGAACTCCAGCAACATCTTTTCCAGCTTAGGCGCCACATCGAGGGAGGTGCCCAGACTGGCGGTCGGTGCTAAGGTGACCCTCAGGTTAATCGTGCCCTCTTCGAGCTCGGGAACAAACTCGGTTCCCAATTGAGGCAACAACGACATACTCAGCACAAACAGGGTAAGCGCGGTGATCACTACAGTCTTAGGCCTTGCCATGGTTGCCGTTAGCAGGCGGCGATACCCTTTCTCGATAGGCTTTAATACCGCACTATCTCTGAGTGTGATACCGCGCTTAAAGAGGAAAACGGCTAAGGCTGGTACTGCAACCAAGGCCACGGCCAGGGCCGAGAGCATGGCTAAGATAATACTCACTGCCATAGGCTGGAATAGCTTACCTTCGACCCCTTCCAGTGCAAACAATGGCGCAAATACCACTATGATAATCGCCGTAGCAAAGAAGATAGGGCTACAGACTTCTTTAGCCGCCAACATGACTCGCATGGCGATACCGTGCTGATCTTCATCTACATGGTGAGGATCGACCTCGCCATCGGCGCGCTCGCGCGCGGCGCCTAAATGACGTCTATCGGGCTGGGTCAGATGCTTAAAGATATTCTCAACCATCACCACCGAGCCATCGACCAACATACCGATGGCAACCGCCAGACCGCCGAGCGACATCAGGTTAGCCGACATGCCGAAATAGGACATCACCATCAAAGCTAAGCAGATAGATACCGGTATAGAAAGCAGCACCAGCATGGTGGCACGGATGTTTACCAAAAACAGCGCCAGGATAACCACAATAAACACGAAGGCCATCAAGAGCGCATCGCGTACCGTAGTCACCGCCTGCTCAACGAGATCGGCTTGATCGTAGAAGACCTCAAACGTCACACCATCGGGTAGTGCCTGTTCAACTAATGAGGTTCTGGCATTGATATCATCGATAGTCGCCTTAGTGTTTGCCCCCATACGCTTTAAGATAACGCCTGCTACGACTTCGCCAAGCACCTGTGGCGTACCGGCTTCATCCCTGCGTGTCATGGTCACAGCGCCCACTCTTATCTCACTGCCGTAATCAACCTTGGCGATATCGCCAACCCGGATCGGGGTACCCGCAAATTCGGTTAGCGGGATCAAAGCTATCGCCTTCAGTCCCTCATCGCCGGAAGGCAGCAAGCCGTAGCCACGAACAACCAACTGCTCCTGACCCTGGTCCATAAACCAACCACCGGCATTACGGTTATTACTCTCCAGTGCCGTGGTGACCTGCTCCATCGACAAACCAAAGCTCAGCAACTTGTTAGGATCGATCTGCACCTGATACTGGCGCACGTCACCACCAAATGAGAGTACATCGGTGACACCACCCACAGGCATCATGATGAGCTTAACCAGATAATCATTCAGGCTACGAAGCTCGGCAGCATCGATACCTGAGCCGGGTGCGGCCCGCAGGATATACTGATATATCTGGCCCAGTCCGGAGGTATTGGGGCCAATTTCCGGCACACCGATACCGTCGGGGATCATCTCTCTTGCCGCTTGCAACTGCTCAAACACCTGCTGACGAGCGAAGTAGATATCGGTCCCTTCGGCGAACACTACGGTCACCAGAGAAAGCCCGGTACGGGAGAGCGAACGCACCTCAGTTACCGCAGGAAGCGCGTACATGGCCGATTCGACCGGATAACTGATCAGTTTTTCAACTTCTTCGGCCGCCAGGCCTTCGGCTTCGGTATTAACCGTAACCTGCACATTGGTCACATCCGGAAAGGCATCCAGATTTAATTTGGGTAACATGGCCACACTGGCGATCGCAACCGCGATCAATGCCAACACCACCAACAGACGGTTACGGATCGCAACCTCAATAAGTCTCTGTAACATACGAGAACCTCTTTTCTTACTCGCTCAGGAAGCGAGCCTTAGTGGTAATTAGTGGTTATGGATATCGAAGCCTGATTTGGCTTGCTCTGAGGCTAGAAAGAATGCCCCGGATACCACAACATTACTGCCCGCAGCCAGACCACGAACTAAGTTCATGCCGCGCTGACGTTCAACCACTTCCACTTCGACGGCCTCAAAGCCATCCTCATCTTGAATAAACACCTGCCAGTCACCATCGCCACCACGCGTCAGTGCCGCATCGGGAAGAATGACCCCCCCTTGCACTGCATTGGGAAGATATAACTCAGCAAATTGACCCGCATGAATGACGTGGCCGGGGTTTTCAAGACTCACCAAAATCTGCTCGGTGCGCGTCACACTATCGAGCTCATGAGAACGACCGATAATCTTAGCCTCTAAGGTTTTATCCCCGACCCGAACCAGAGCCTTGCTGCCGATACTCACGTTCTCAGACTGCTTTGGCGTGACCTGAGCTTCGACCCATAGATGTGACTCATCGGTGAGCTGCATCAGAGCCGTCCCCGAAGTCACAACCTGACCCAGCATGGCAAGATCTTGCTGAACGCGCCCATTGATAGGGGCCAGAAGTTGATAGCTACCGATAGTTTCAGGATTAGACTCTAACGCGCCGATCTGAGAGGTGGTCATCTTCATCGCTTCAAGGGTTGCACGCTTTAGCTCGGCATCGACCTGCGCCTGAAGACGGCGGCTCGCACTTACTGCGCTCTTACTCATACGCTTAACACGACTCCATTCGGCCGCGGCATTAATGTATTCGGCCTGCGCCTGCGCCACGGCAACGCCGCCTAAGGTCAACAAGGGCTGCCCTTTTTCCACCTCTTGTCCCGGTACGACATGACGCTGCTCAATTCTGACATCCAGCTGAGGCGCCAGAGTCATGGTTCTGTCTCTGTCGACTACTAAGGTAGCCGTTGCCACAGCCTCTAGACTGAACGACTCTTCTGAGAGCCTGGCAACCTCAATGCCTGCCAGCTGTTGCTGCTCTGCAGTGAGCTCAAGGGCATGCCCCTCCTCTTCCGCTTCCTCTCCATGCCCGTGTCCATCATCGGCGGTTTCTGGTGAGGTATTTGCTAATGAGATATTGTTGAGTTGTGCTTTCTCAGTCGCTTCTGCACCATGATCATGCCCCTCTTCCTCTCCATGGTCATGTCCGTCATCGTCGGTTGCCAGTGAGATATTTTTTAGATCTGTTTTATCCGCCGTTTCGGCACCATGGTCATGTCCTTCGCCCGCAAATGCGGCAGAAGGTAGCGAGATTGCAGCGGCTAAGGTGATAAACAGACCAAAGCCCATGGCTCTGGTGATCGCATTGGTTGTCGCATTGCCTGTCGCATTGAGCTCGAAACTATTATTAACTGATTGCTGGTTTTTCATATTCGTTATTCCGTCTGATTACAGTGCTGCAGCCATATTTGATGCTGAATGCGAGGGCTGAGCTGAAAGTTGTGCCTGAAGAAATGATTCAAGTTGCCCGCTGGCGCCCATCCACTCCAGCCAGCTCTGATACAGAGCCGTCTCCAGAGTCAAGCCGACAAGGTAACTGCTTGAAAGCTGACGCTGACTTTGCAGATAATCACTGGTATTGATGTCACCGGCTCGCCATTGTTGAGCCAATGCCGATGCGGCTTCCTGACCCGAAGTAAGCACCAATTCACGCCAATCTTGATAGCGCTCGGTGAGTCTTGGCAGACTTAAATGGAACTTCTTCTGCTGTTGAATCAGCACCCTTTCACGCGCCAGATAAGTTTGCTCGGCAACGGCAATGTCCTGGCTGGCCACGGCTAAGGTTTCACTGTAATTATTGCGGACCTGCAAGGGAATTGAGATACCAACCCCGAACTTGTTCTCTTCACCCTCGCGCTCGGCATTTAAGCTGACGGTGGGATCGGCTGATGTGTCGGCCTTCACCTGTTGAACCGTCACCTTGGCTAATAGCACTTGCTGATAAGCACTCTTCAAAGCGGGTAACTCAGGGTCTACCTGTGTCGATACCTTTGGAAGCGTTAACGCTCCGAGAAACCCGCTAAAGGGTAGTTCGCTATCCCCGAGTAACATCAACACATTGGCATCCGAGGTGATGGAGGCTTGCTCGGCTATTGCGTAGTCGGCGGCTTTACTCGCCACATCAAGTTGAATCAATTTAAGTTCTACAGCCGATAGATCACCGACCTGCATCTGCTGCTTGGCGATCTCAAATTGCGTCTTAGCCGCTTGCAGTTGCTGTTTTTGAAACACTACCGCCTTTCGGTTTTGAGCTTGTTCGACAAGAGCCTGTATCGAACCGGCCAACATCTGACTTCGCTCCAACGAGATATCGGAGAGCATAATTTCAGACTCAAGCTGGGCTTTACGTGTCGCCGCACCACGCTTATCCCCCCAATCAATAGTCTGGCTGATGCCGAGCGTATAGGTATCTTCGCTTGCATTCTGGTAATCCAAACCCAGCTCGGGATTATAGACCGCCTGATCGGCCGCCTTAATACTCAACTCGGCTTGAGTGCGTCTCGCCTGTTGAGCGGCAACTTCAGGCAGGGCGTTGAAGCTCTGCATCAGGCCAGGTAGCCAAGACTCGAAATGGGTTTGATTGGCACTATTGTTCACCGATGTACATGGTG
This window harbors:
- a CDS encoding rhodanese-like domain-containing protein encodes the protein MKPYLSITLLCAFMGMSTQAMAYDTQLAQSYQQQFSQAKGASAGKAIGLISAEAFVKQLQSNKAMLAVDIRTPQERQIFGLAMENKLNIGIDELFTPENLAQLPKDKPVVLVCKSGARAMAAGTALRHLGYDNVKILKGGYGKLTKYVGPKIAK
- a CDS encoding cation diffusion facilitator family transporter → MAHAHAHDFESNSKKLYIAIIINVILTLFQIVGGIMAGSLSLLADALHNFSDAGAIIIAVIARRIGNKPASSRMTFGYKRAEIIGTLINSVSLIAVGIYLIAESINRYFNPQPVDGWIVFAVAGIALIIDIATALLTYSSGAKDNLNIRAAFIHNVSDAMASVAVIIAGILIIYFQWYVVDLITTAIISVYVIYHGAILLRKAILILMEATPEEIDIDKIKTEICKLEPIESIEHVHVWEISDKRYMFTANLILVDKSQSEAALQLVKQCLATEFNIEHTTLEVIDKTQDNGQCA
- a CDS encoding efflux RND transporter permease subunit, producing the protein MLQRLIEVAIRNRLLVVLALIAVAIASVAMLPKLNLDAFPDVTNVQVTVNTEAEGLAAEEVEKLISYPVESAMYALPAVTEVRSLSRTGLSLVTVVFAEGTDIYFARQQVFEQLQAAREMIPDGIGVPEIGPNTSGLGQIYQYILRAAPGSGIDAAELRSLNDYLVKLIMMPVGGVTDVLSFGGDVRQYQVQIDPNKLLSFGLSMEQVTTALESNNRNAGGWFMDQGQEQLVVRGYGLLPSGDEGLKAIALIPLTEFAGTPIRVGDIAKVDYGSEIRVGAVTMTRRDEAGTPQVLGEVVAGVILKRMGANTKATIDDINARTSLVEQALPDGVTFEVFYDQADLVEQAVTTVRDALLMAFVFIVVILALFLVNIRATMLVLLSIPVSICLALMVMSYFGMSANLMSLGGLAVAIGMLVDGSVVMVENIFKHLTQPDRRHLGAARERADGEVDPHHVDEDQHGIAMRVMLAAKEVCSPIFFATAIIIVVFAPLFALEGVEGKLFQPMAVSIILAMLSALAVALVAVPALAVFLFKRGITLRDSAVLKPIEKGYRRLLTATMARPKTVVITALTLFVLSMSLLPQLGTEFVPELEEGTINLRVTLAPTASLGTSLDVAPKLEKMLLEFPEVEYALSRIGAAELGGDPEPVNNIEIYIGLKPVEQWQSASSRVELQKLMEAKLSVYPGLLFTFSQPIATRVDELLSGVKAQLAIKIFGPDLDVLSQSGERLTELVSTIPGAVDVSLEQVSGEAQLVVRPKRDLLARYGISVDEVMSLVSQGIGGVSAGQVIDGNARYDINVRLAEEYRNAPDALRDLILSGVNGATVRLGEVASVEVEMAPPNIRRDDVQRRVVVQANVSGRDMGSVVNDIYAIIPEAKLPAGYTVVVGGQYENQQRAQQKLMLVVPISIGLIALLLYFSFGSIKQVGLIMANVPLALIGGVVALFISGTYLSVPSSIGFITLFGVAVLNGVVLVDSINQRRQSALDDASGANGGGESLYDSVYEGTVGRLRPVLMTALTSALGLIPILISTGVGSEIQQPLAVVIIGGLFSSTALTLLVLPTLYRWLYQGKDVTGVSRELEALD
- a CDS encoding efflux RND transporter periplasmic adaptor subunit; amino-acid sequence: MKNQQSVNNSFELNATGNATTNAITRAMGFGLFITLAAAISLPSAAFAGEGHDHGAETADKTDLKNISLATDDDGHDHGEEEGHDHGAEATEKAQLNNISLANTSPETADDGHGHGEEAEEEGHALELTAEQQQLAGIEVARLSEESFSLEAVATATLVVDRDRTMTLAPQLDVRIEQRHVVPGQEVEKGQPLLTLGGVAVAQAQAEYINAAAEWSRVKRMSKSAVSASRRLQAQVDAELKRATLEAMKMTTSQIGALESNPETIGSYQLLAPINGRVQQDLAMLGQVVTSGTALMQLTDESHLWVEAQVTPKQSENVSIGSKALVRVGDKTLEAKIIGRSHELDSVTRTEQILVSLENPGHVIHAGQFAELYLPNAVQGGVILPDAALTRGGDGDWQVFIQDEDGFEAVEVEVVERQRGMNLVRGLAAGSNVVVSGAFFLASEQAKSGFDIHNH
- a CDS encoding TolC family protein, which produces MKKTIIASLLLAYLTSGAASAQAAIEADLQAPSLAYTPCTSVNNSANQTHFESWLPGLMQSFNALPEVAAQQARRTQAELSIKAADQAVYNPELGLDYQNASEDTYTLGISQTIDWGDKRGAATRKAQLESEIMLSDISLERSQMLAGSIQALVEQAQNRKAVVFQKQQLQAAKTQFEIAKQQMQVGDLSAVELKLIQLDVASKAADYAIAEQASITSDANVLMLLGDSELPFSGFLGALTLPKVSTQVDPELPALKSAYQQVLLAKVTVQQVKADTSADPTVSLNAEREGEENKFGVGISIPLQVRNNYSETLAVASQDIAVAEQTYLARERVLIQQQKKFHLSLPRLTERYQDWRELVLTSGQEAASALAQQWRAGDINTSDYLQSQRQLSSSYLVGLTLETALYQSWLEWMGASGQLESFLQAQLSAQPSHSASNMAAAL